A stretch of Helicobacter pylori DNA encodes these proteins:
- the arsR gene encoding acid response regulator transcription factor ArsR — protein sequence MIEVLMIEDDIELAEFLSEFLLQHGIHVTNYDEPYTGISAANTQNYDLLLLDLTLPNLDGLEVCRRISKQKHIPIIISSARSDVEDKIKALDYGADDYLPKPYDPKELLARIQSLLRRSHKKEEVSEPGDANIFRVDKDSREVYMHEKKLDLTRAEYEILSLLISKKGYVFSRESIAIESESINPESSNKSIDVIIGRLRSKIEKNPKQPQYIISVRGIGYKLEY from the coding sequence ATGATAGAAGTTTTAATGATAGAAGATGATATAGAATTAGCCGAATTTTTGAGCGAGTTTTTGCTCCAACATGGCATTCATGTAACCAATTACGATGAGCCATATACCGGCATTAGTGCGGCTAACACACAAAATTATGATTTGTTGTTGTTGGATTTAACTTTGCCTAATTTAGACGGGCTTGAAGTGTGTAGGCGCATTTCCAAACAAAAACATATCCCTATTATTATTTCTTCAGCGAGAAGCGATGTGGAAGATAAGATTAAAGCGCTGGATTATGGGGCTGATGACTACCTCCCTAAACCCTATGATCCTAAAGAATTATTGGCTCGTATCCAATCCTTACTCAGGCGTTCTCATAAAAAAGAAGAAGTGAGTGAGCCAGGCGATGCGAATATTTTTAGGGTGGATAAGGATAGCCGAGAAGTGTATATGCATGAAAAAAAGCTAGACTTAACTAGGGCTGAATATGAAATCCTTTCGCTTCTCATTAGCAAAAAAGGTTATGTGTTTAGCCGTGAAAGCATTGCGATTGAAAGCGAGAGCATCAACCCTGAAAGCTCTAATAAGAGCATTGACGTGATCATTGGTCGTTTGCGATCTAAGATTGAAAAAAATCCTAAGCAACCGCAATATATCATCTCTGTTAGAGGGATTGGTTATAAATTAGAATACTGA
- the hemB gene encoding porphobilinogen synthase, whose amino-acid sequence MFKRLRRLRSSENLRAMLRETRLNIDDFIAPLFVIESDSCIKNEISSMPGVYQMSMEPLLKECEELVGLGIKAVLLFGIPKHKDATGSHALNKDHVVAKATREIKQRFKDLIVIADLCFCEYTDHGHCGILENASVSNDKTLEILNLQGLILAESGVDILAPSNMMDGNVLSLRKTLDNAGYFHTPIMSYSTKFASSYYGPFRDVANSAPSFGDRKSYQMDYANQKEALLESLEDEKQGADILMVKPALAYLDIVKEIRDHTLLPLALYNVSGEYAMLKLAQKHNLINYESVLLETMTCFKRAGADMIISYHAKEVANLLQRN is encoded by the coding sequence ATGTTCAAACGATTGAGAAGATTACGAAGCAGCGAAAATTTAAGAGCGATGCTAAGAGAAACGCGCCTAAATATTGATGATTTCATCGCTCCCTTATTTGTCATAGAAAGCGATAGTTGTATTAAAAATGAAATCAGTTCCATGCCTGGCGTGTATCAAATGAGCATGGAGCCTCTTTTAAAAGAGTGCGAAGAATTAGTGGGGCTTGGTATAAAAGCCGTTTTATTGTTTGGCATTCCTAAACATAAGGACGCTACAGGAAGCCATGCGTTAAATAAGGATCACGTTGTCGCAAAAGCTACGAGAGAAATTAAACAACGATTTAAGGATTTAATCGTTATAGCGGATTTGTGTTTTTGCGAATACACCGACCATGGGCATTGCGGGATTTTAGAAAACGCTTCTGTGTCTAACGATAAAACGCTAGAGATTTTAAATCTTCAAGGGCTTATTTTAGCTGAAAGCGGTGTGGATATTCTAGCCCCAAGCAACATGATGGATGGGAATGTTTTGAGCTTGAGAAAAACACTAGATAACGCCGGCTATTTTCACACGCCCATCATGAGCTATTCCACTAAATTTGCGAGTAGCTACTATGGGCCTTTTAGAGATGTGGCCAATTCTGCGCCGAGTTTTGGCGATCGCAAAAGCTATCAAATGGATTACGCTAACCAAAAAGAAGCGCTTTTAGAAAGTTTGGAAGATGAAAAACAGGGCGCGGATATTTTAATGGTGAAGCCGGCTTTGGCGTATTTGGATATTGTTAAAGAGATTAGAGATCACACTTTGCTCCCTTTAGCGCTCTATAACGTGAGCGGGGAATACGCCATGCTCAAACTCGCGCAAAAACACAACCTGATCAATTATGAAAGCGTTTTGTTAGAAACGATGACTTGTTTTAAAAGAGCGGGAGCGGATATGATTATCAGCTATCATGCTAAAGAAGTGGCTAACTTATTGCAAAGGAATTGA
- the arsS gene encoding acid-sensing histidine kinase ArsS, whose translation MRFSIFFKVVALFVVTLFSFGAFAYYFVSSQISHENYQNEMRHYQFVTTINEILNNYSDYTAIEDYLYKIGFRETTIENLEKVLAKRRHQLHHRNIGYAEVFKFSDMVFILLKKDEHFVLYKDLHSVSYRNYFLAITVGLLLILFLFLFVLQSLLPLRELRSQVKRFAQGDKSVSCKSKQKDEIGDLANEFDNCILKINAMNESRVLFLRSIMHELRTPITKGKILSSMLKEELPQKRFVSIFDHLNTLIEQFARIEQLASKNYGSNKEKFLMSDLIDKIEKMLLIDEDKESPIHVSSSNYIIEADFELFAIALKNMIDNAIKYSDDKQVFLDFIGNNLVVSNKSKPLKEDFEKYLQPYFKSSNPSQAHGFGLGMYIIKNALEAMGLNLSYHYSNGRICFTIHDCVFNSFYDLEEDNEELPPPPPKI comes from the coding sequence TTGCGTTTCTCTATCTTTTTTAAGGTTGTCGCTTTGTTTGTGGTAACGCTCTTTAGTTTTGGAGCGTTCGCTTATTATTTTGTGTCTTCTCAAATCAGTCACGAAAACTATCAAAACGAAATGCGCCATTACCAGTTTGTTACCACTATCAATGAAATTTTAAATAACTACTCTGATTATACAGCCATAGAAGATTACCTCTATAAAATCGGTTTTAGAGAAACCACGATAGAAAATTTAGAAAAGGTTTTAGCCAAAAGACGCCACCAGTTGCACCACAGAAATATTGGGTATGCTGAAGTGTTTAAATTCAGCGATATGGTTTTTATCCTTTTAAAAAAGGATGAGCATTTTGTGCTTTATAAAGATTTGCATTCGGTTTCTTATAGGAATTATTTCTTAGCGATTACGGTGGGTTTATTATTGATTTTATTCCTCTTTTTATTTGTTTTGCAGAGTTTGTTGCCCTTAAGAGAGTTAAGATCCCAAGTGAAACGCTTCGCTCAAGGGGATAAAAGCGTGAGTTGTAAAAGCAAGCAAAAAGATGAAATAGGGGATCTGGCTAACGAATTTGACAATTGCATTCTAAAAATCAATGCGATGAATGAATCTCGGGTTTTATTTTTGCGCTCTATCATGCATGAATTGCGCACCCCTATCACTAAGGGCAAGATACTAAGCTCTATGCTCAAAGAAGAATTGCCACAAAAGCGCTTCGTTTCCATTTTTGATCACTTAAACACGCTGATTGAGCAATTTGCCCGCATTGAGCAGCTCGCTTCCAAAAATTATGGGAGCAATAAAGAAAAATTTTTAATGAGCGATTTGATCGATAAAATTGAAAAAATGCTTTTGATTGATGAGGATAAAGAAAGCCCTATCCATGTGTCCTCTTCCAATTACATTATTGAAGCGGATTTTGAATTGTTTGCTATAGCGTTAAAAAACATGATAGACAATGCAATCAAATACAGCGATGACAAACAGGTGTTTTTGGATTTCATCGGCAATAATTTAGTGGTGTCCAATAAAAGCAAACCTTTAAAAGAAGATTTTGAAAAGTATTTGCAACCCTACTTTAAATCTTCTAACCCCAGCCAAGCCCATGGTTTTGGGTTAGGCATGTATATCATTAAAAACGCTTTAGAGGCTATGGGGTTGAATTTGAGCTATCATTATAGCAATGGAAGAATTTGTTTCACTATCCATGATTGCGTTTTTAATAGTTTTTACGATTTAGAAGAGGATAACGAAGAGCTACCCCCCCCCCCCCCGAAAATTTGA
- a CDS encoding YebC/PmpR family DNA-binding transcriptional regulator, translated as MGRAFEYRRAAKEKRWDKMSKVFPKLAKAITLAAKDGGSEPDTNAKLRTAILNAKAQNMPKDNIDAAIKRASSKEGNLSEITYEGKANFGVLIIMECMTDNPTRTIANLKSYFNKTQGASIVPNGSLEFMFNRKSVFECLKSEVENLKLSLEDLEFALIDYGLEELEEVGDKVIIRGDYNSFKLLNEGFESLRLPILKASLQRIATTPIELNDEQMELTEKLLDRIEDDDDVVALYTNIE; from the coding sequence ATGGGACGAGCGTTTGAATACAGAAGAGCGGCCAAAGAAAAACGATGGGATAAGATGAGTAAGGTTTTCCCCAAGCTGGCTAAAGCGATCACTCTAGCGGCAAAAGATGGCGGGAGCGAGCCGGACACGAACGCCAAACTGCGAACAGCGATTTTAAACGCTAAAGCGCAAAACATGCCTAAAGACAATATTGATGCAGCGATTAAAAGAGCGAGCAGTAAAGAGGGGAATTTGAGCGAGATCACTTATGAGGGCAAGGCGAATTTTGGCGTGCTAATCATCATGGAATGCATGACTGATAACCCCACTAGAACGATCGCCAACCTTAAAAGCTATTTCAATAAAACGCAAGGAGCGAGCATCGTGCCTAATGGCTCTTTAGAGTTTATGTTTAATAGAAAAAGCGTGTTTGAATGCTTGAAAAGTGAAGTGGAAAATTTAAAACTCAGCTTAGAAGATTTAGAATTCGCTCTCATTGATTATGGTTTGGAAGAATTAGAAGAAGTGGGAGACAAGGTCATTATTAGAGGGGATTATAACAGCTTCAAGCTCTTAAATGAGGGGTTTGAAAGCTTGAGATTGCCCATTTTAAAAGCAAGTTTGCAACGCATCGCCACAACGCCCATTGAATTGAATGACGAACAAATGGAGCTTACCGAAAAATTATTGGACAGGATTGAAGACGATGATGATGTGGTCGCGCTTTATACGAATATTGAGTGA